In a single window of the Diospyros lotus cultivar Yz01 chromosome 10, ASM1463336v1, whole genome shotgun sequence genome:
- the LOC127811061 gene encoding uncharacterized protein LOC127811061, with product MEYVVDVKDRIWALETIPGLGEEFAHKVEGDRIPRMLGWEFEQPMRKGEKVNKFLEYEITMMKVKVNRTLVPTLKEADEEFWQGMTPLDDVEDSRVDNSLNEEIGKESKEDAPSVSMHHQPCDRPSSSHNNNVTQSKRGNVPEDYKGQEEERVFEAVVKNSGIVEDCTYEEKQVTPIKEANEGKLSNPSTAIIVYQRMPRMLITDSKHNLDEQVPAEFVMPNQPEQLAESCTKCELGECCAIFLEDDINDKSPKGRGHRRKRRALDPAKVSDLTKWLEKASPSDDMPLAICDVQRNFFDDLLNENGWLIDDKAYHEMGNPGRKNLEYEFGKELVNYVKGVIPSLGKPWSICRYLYLPYCISRSHWFAIEVNLQERQINILDSLPSRVHDAQLSNYMKPIRVVIPWLMKLHVNENYNTSMLKHKRVRPLPEQNNGSDCGVFTMKFIEFSFAGLDLSLVQAEHMIM from the exons ATGGAGTATGTAGTTGATGTTAAAGACAGG ATTTGGGCGTTGGAAACAATTCCCGGTCTTGGAGAGGAGTTTGCTCACAAAGTAGAAGGTGATAGAATTCCAAGAATGTTAGGGTGGGAATTTGAGCAGCCTATGCGAAAAGGAGAAAAAGTTAACAAGTTTTTGGAATATGAAATTACAATGATGAAGGTCAAGGTAAATCGCACATTAGTTCCTACATTGAAAGAAGCTGACGAAGAATTTTGGCAGGGAATGACCCCTCTTGATGATGTAGAAGATTCCAGAGTGGATAACAGCTTGAATGAAGAAATAGGAAAGGAGTCTAAGGAAGATGCACCATCTGTTTCCATGCACCATCAGCCATGCGATCGACCATCCTCTTctcataataataatgtaaCTCAG TCAAAAAGAGGCAATGTCCCTGAAGATTACAAGGGGCAAGAGGAAGAACGTGTGTTTGAGGCTGTAGTAAAAAACTCAGGGATTGTAGAAGACTGCACTTACGAGGAAAAACAAGTCACGCCAATAAAAGAAGCTAATGAGg GCAAGCTCTCAAACCCTTCAACTGCCATAATTGTTTACCAACGAATGCCTCGTATGTTGATCACAGATTCTAAGCACAATTTGGATGAGCAGGTTCCTGCTGAGTTTGTGATGCCAAATCAACCAGAGCAGCTTGCAGAAAGCTGCACTAAAT GTGAACTGGGAGAATGTTGTGCTATTTTTCTTGAGGATGATATAAATGATAAATCACCTAAAGGAAGAGGGCATAGGAGGAAGAGGAGAGCAC TGGATCCTGCAAAAGTCAGTGATCTCACAAAGTGGTTGGAAAAAGCTTCACCAAG TGACGATATGCCATTAGCAATCTGTGACGTTCAGAGgaatttttttgatgatttgcTTAATGAGAACGGGTGGCTTATTGATGAC AAGGCCTACCATGAAATGGGGAATCCTGGCAGGAAAAATTTGGAGTATGAATTTGGCAAAGAGCTGGTTAATTACGTTAAAGGGGTAATTCCCAGTCTAGGAAAACCTTGGAGTATTTGTCGTTATCTTTATCTTCCATATTGTATCTCGAGATCACATTGGTTTGCAATCGAGGTCAACCTGCAAGAGCGACAAATCAACATCTTGGATAGCTTACCAAGTAGAGTACATGATGCCCAGCTTAGCAATTACATGAAGCCCATACGGGTGGTCATACCATGGCTTATGAAACTACACGTCAATGAGAACTACAACACATCAATGCTCAAGCATAAAAGGGTCAGACCACTTCCTGAACAAAACAATGG ATCTGATTGTGGGGTTTTTACAATGAAGTTCATCGAATTTTCGTTTGCAGGACTAGACCTGAGTCTTGTTCAGGCTGAACATATGATAATGTAG